TCATGGCTTCACCATGATTTTTCAATGATTAAAAAGtacaggaaaacatttattatttggtAAACCGTCATACATTTCAAAAAGTAAcgcacattattattattttttttgacaaacatgTTGTAGTTTACAGTCCAACCCTCTTAAAATGTAACCAATCTGCTGAATGCAGCTTTAGAAAaataatgagtttgacacccatgatGCGTACTGACCACTGTGGACCAGGAACACCATAAGAGCTGCAGTTCTGACAAGGCTGACCATCAACATGTGGTCCTTGGTTCATTTGTTCATCAACTGAGGAAAACATGTTCACCTGCTGACTACTAAATCCATCCACTGACAGGACAAGGACACAGACACCATTAAGGCTGAGCAGTGTCCACTGGCTTCACATCTGAAGTTTACAAACCCTGCTGCTAAATCCAAAAGCTATCTTCTGTTGGTTTCTATTATTGTCTGGATGGTGTTCAATCGGCAGCCAGACGCCTGTGTAGGTGGTGTAATTCTTCCTCACTGAGCAGAATGTGTTTAACAGTACTTTTTGTCATTAGGTCCAAGATATTATCATAATGTGTAGATACAGTATCCTCATTTGAACCGGTCCCCAGACTTTACTTTGACATATAACTTGATGTTGTAGGTCACATGGGAAAAAACATGAAGTCAAAGGTTTTGTAATAACTATTGACCTCTAAATTAGTCCTAAACCAGTTGTTTGTTGAATGTATTGAGTGTAAAATGTTAGGGGGGAAAGTaatggaactggtcatacacgcatttatatcatctcgtattgactactgtaattctgtttttacttgttttaataagtcgaccctaaacagactccagatcgttcagaacgctgctgccagacttttaactggtgcttctagaacatcccacatcacccccattcttgctactctgcactggcttccagttaagttttgcatagaatataaaatattagttctcacgttccgagcaggcccctaaatatatctcggacttgttgtgccctactcatcagggcgatgcctttggtcttcaggtcagggtctcctaaagaccccaaaaactaaaggagacctggcgttccaggctgcagctcccagactctggaataacctgcaccagtctctcagggagctcaactgtgtggttacttttaaaaaactgctgaagactacactttacagtaaagcttttagttaactggattttaatttttattcgtcctttaatgttgctgttcttatgatatttatgcactcttgttttattattctattgtgttgcacttgtacttttaccacaactctgtacagcactttgtgattttatctgcaaaaagcgctttataaataaactacttacttacttacttaatgGACCTTGAAAGTAGCCAACTCAGTAACTTGCCTCTGTGTTGTCTGATATTAATACAGGAGAGAAGAGGAAAGTAATTCAGCCGACATATTTAAAGGACCCACAACTGGCAAAACTAAAAGAGGTGagattaatttttgtttgttcttgttcAAGTTATTTTATCTCCTACTCTCAGTTCCAGTAGCCAATGCTAAACAAAGTCTTAatttcacaaacacaaacatgtgaACATACACAATTGTGTGGGTACAATGTTGTCTGAAAatatttgtttctgtttatttaaaaaatgaattgaaattgTGGGTGTTCCTATGACCTGCAGCTCCTAGCTATGCATTGTTGTAGACTTTTGATGGGAATAGTGTTGTTGATGCCAGATTCTCTCTTTACACAGGATAACACTTCCTGCCACAAAGCAGGAATGGCgttagaaacacaacaaccagtTTGGCTATAGGGGGTATGCTACAAAGTGAGATTACCTCTTATAGCGCTAACTTCCGAGATTTAATCATTatgtgctgtcctacgaagctcgctaacattttacggagctaaatcatcatggtaacttaggctgaatgactaacctggtcggcgCCAGGTTTCGTTCtggtttatcatccaatggattaatatcataaataatctcatgtTTTTACGCATTCACAGAGTCTGCGATTCGCTGCCAGTATTCCCTCCGGTTGTGCGCTGCAccaacactgttgctctttgctgtcatcatggatttaaattctttatattcaatcaatcaatcaatcaatcaatcttttatttgtatagcgccaaatcataaccaatggtatctcaagacactttacagtagagcagtcttaatcacggactcttcattttatggatacatacatatgcatatatacgtatatacacatacatatgtatcccacacccaacatgaattcatcatggcggcaaggaaaaccttctgttaagcagcaggaaccttgtgtggatcccattcctatgatgaacagccatccacgttatgctgtgttgggtgtgtgcagaggagagggtggagacagagttgttgagactctgtaactccacactgaggatcccacggacctgcaagacaaaagccagaaggagtacaggagcaaacacacaagggaagaagcagacatagagggagtgttagagagaggaatgggaccctctctggtctctctctaacctaaatgacctctctcttaacgccctctccaacctctctccaaccgagcatgccagaccccccccggcagtctatgcctatttgTTTAAGATGATAAGCTGTTCCCCCATTGCTCTGCCAGGTTCCTCCACTGTAATGATTGGTCAGacactgcaatctccaccccttttatgagAGCGCGCATGTAcagaggctgaaaacacttggctttagtgtgttgttatcgaccttcataggacagcttcttcctgacagggaatgtttggttagatgAAGCCCGCTAaaggagattaatccaggatataattatctagcttcgtagcatAGGCCCCTAATGATCAGATTCTGTATAGGAATGTTCTCAACAAACAACTCTCCTTAATGGAGGCTCCGCCTCACAACTTCCAGGGTTTTAAGGTCTGCTGCAGATATCACAGCACAGTTTAAATCAATTGGTCAGGGCTGTTGTGATGGTCCAATAGCTATGGCTGATCAGATGCAGAAGATCTTCTTAGTGTAGGATTATCTTTCAGATCTCAGAGGGAGATAGGGGGAAGCGACGGTGAAATTTTAATGAGGATAATTATCGGAGGTGACGGGCGCCTGAGCTCAGTGTCACGTTGCAGAGCTGACGGTGCGTGCCAGATCAGATTATAAGGCTCTCAGAAAGATAAAGATGGCAGCTCCACAGTTTTCTGCAAATGGGGAAACTAAACAATGCTGACATCCCTTAAATGCAGATCCAGGGCGTGAACAATGGAATGTCAGGTGGTTTTTGAGCAACACTTTGTGTCTGTCAACATTGAATACAGGAGGATAAAGTCTGTGTATTATTGATCTCAGGTGTCAGAAAGCTCAGCTTCAGCCTGTTTTTTAATCAGCTTCCCTGGTCAAAGCGAACATATTCAGTGTTTGAAGTGTCTGGCTGTGTGATGGATTGTCTCTTGGTAGGCACTGGTTGATTGGATCAACAGAACTTTAAAATCGGAGCACATTGTGATTCAGAGTCTGGAGGAGGATCTCTACGATGGACTGGTTTTCCATCATTTGCTGTGTAAGATAATCTGATGTGCTGTCAATTACGCAGAGATTCAGCTTGATATTTATCTGAGTTTGGAAGATTCAAACCATACACTAACCCATCTCCACAGCCAGGTTAACTGGTGTCCATCTGGACATAGGAGAAATGGCTCTGACCAGCACGGCTCAAATTTGCAAGCTGGAGGCGGTCCTGAAGGAGCTGGACCTGAGACTGGGCCTGAAGGACAGCAGCCGGATCAGATGGGACGTCCAACGTGAGTCATGCAGCAGAATGGGCTCCATGTGGGGAACATGAATCATTTCATGTTGCCTGTGTTTCAGTTTACTTAAATCATGATGTGGATTGTTATTAGTTTTTTACACTTCCCCTCAGACCTCAGCACAATATTACATGTAAGgcattacaaataataataatatatccaaaatgtatttatttattcagtaaaTCTACTTATAGAGAATAGCTACACATTGATAGCTCACTTTATATTTTTGATACAGGATTTTCAACTAAGTTTGAGGTCAATAATGACTCcttgaaatgtagttttatACAGTCTTGATTTTAACCCCATTTCAATACAAATGTATCTCACGACTACCTCATTTGAACGTCATGAATGTTGTTTTCTTTACATTATTAGAAAATAGTTTTTGTCAAACTATCTTTTAAACACAACCAACTCACATTATACTGTCATTATCTACTCTTCATttccagagaaaaaaaaattatattaccAGATGTAACAAGTCTGAATTTGATGGACCGATCCCAGAAGGTGTAATGGACCTTTGGGTGTTTTTTGCAACACTTCCAAtaagatgtttttaaaagtgcattaAAGAAGGCTGTCTTAATTTCAAGGGTCTGAACACTTGATATTGTAACTCAGAGGTTCCTCCATCAGGCCTAATCTTCCCAATCTGGCTGAAAAGCATGACGCTCTGCTATTTGAATGTCATTAGATAAACGTGTTATTGAAAGCCTTGTTTCTTTTCTTGGAGGCCTTTTTGAAATTGCAGATGTGTCAATGAAAATACGACAGTGTTTTGCTCTCTGCTATTTGCCCGTCAGTCATACACAACAAAGACCTTCTGGCCTCTATTCATCTGCTGGTTGCCATGGTGAGACATTTCCAGCCGGATCTGGATTTGCCATCAAGCGTGAAGGttgaagttgttgttgttgaggtGAGATTCCTCCCTTGCAGTCTCAGAAATTACAATTTGTGGAACAGCTGCTTGCTTTAGCTTAGCTTTGGTCTATGCCCAGGTGAGCAGAAGTGGGATCAAATCACATGTGCAGATGGAGGACCTCACAGAGGATCGGTGAGAGACTCTTTGGCCCTTCTCCCTCTGAGAAGCATAGAAAACATTAGGATTTACCTCTGATTTCTATTCATACATTTTTCAGCAGAGCAGCAGCCTCAGACTCCCACAGCAGGGCTGAAAGTGAGTGAGAGCAGTGTTGTTATGAAGGAAATCTAAACTGCATCACATCCTTCTAACACATTTGTTTGGCCACTCAGGGGAGGAAGCCTTCGACGAATTGTTGAAACTTGAGGATCACGAGCTCAGCAATGTGAAGGAGGTATAACAAGGGTGGAGGATGGAGAGACTTACTCCCTTCGCTTAAACTAGTATTGGCAGTCagatttgtgatttttctgagttaaaaaaatattattttttttttatctatctaAATATATAGTATTTCATAGTGCTACAACAGCTGAACTAAAGATGTCATATTTTGGTTCTGGAGGGTCACTGTCCAGCAAGTGCCTGATTATCTGCAGATGTTGGTGGTAACATACACTATGGTCCTCTTGGAATTTAGTTTGACACCCATTGTATTAAATAATGCGACAAATATGTTAAATAGGTGGAAACAGAGGCAGCATCTTAGTTTCTATACCATGTTTGTGGTATTACAGTTATAAATTGTGTTTAAGGGTTTATGTGCATCAAGAAAATTTCATACATTTATGtgtgagtagaataagtgttgACAGAGAAGAAAAACTCCCTTTGAACTCAGGGTTAAAAACCATCTGGCATCTAATGTTGGAGTTagtggaaagaaaaaagagagaagatCAGTCAGAATATCTGAACATTAATGGGCTGGAGGTATTTCAGAAAGCAGGTTATGTGAAAGCTCAGAGTAAGTTTACCCTGAGATGATGGAAACAGAGAAATCCATTCCGCTAATAGAGTTAAGGGTATAAAGTGAGAGGACGTGTAAACATGTCTATAAGAGAACCTGTAGCTTTGTATGTCAACAGGAGACATCCACCCATAACAGTGGATAACACTAGAAATAGTGCTGCCTGCTGCTGATTATCCTCTGATTTGCTGCTGATGGGTGGCTGATATTTGGAGTGATATTTGTCCTCACAACAACTAACAAGAAATGTAAAGCACATAAACCCTTTACTTGGAACAAACTCTtggttgtgtattttactgGTAAAATGACAGACCCATTCCGCTGTTTTGGCAGCACTTCGGTCATATGTTTGAATAATATCATTACATTATCTTTTATCCAGTTCAGGATTAGTTTGCAACATATTTTGTTCCAAACAGACAGAGTGTGAAATGCATGACAACACCCTGAGAAAGTACAAACATGAGAGGAAACCAGGGTGCCATAAAATAACACATGGATTTGTTAATCATTTTTGGTTATTAtgtagaaaacacatttttaggcACATTTCTTTGATATCCAAAATAATAAGTCTTCTTATTCAACGGGGTGTGATGTTATGTTCCTTTCAGGTCATCCTTCAGTTTGTCAACCAGAACATGTTGACTCTGGGCCTGCAGGTGTCTAATGTGGACAGACAGGTGAAGTCTTCTATTACTGCTGCATGAACAGTTCCCTCCCATGTGACTTCATTGCCCTCCTTTGGGTTTCTGTCTAGTTTTCCGACGGCGtgattctgctgctgctgattggaCAGCTGGAGGGTTTCTTTGTTCCACTCTCTTACTTTAACCTAAACCCAGTGACCCACTCAGAGATGGTGAGATATTGACTCGATCTGAATTCATGGTACATTAGAGCCCAAGCAGTCAAGGGAATTATTTTTAACCTGCAGATTCCTGCACTCAGGGTCGCTGGAGTCTATCTAAGGCTCTGACCTCACATGGGTGTAAGGCGGGTACAACCTGTAACGGACTCCAGCCTGTCACTGGCCCACTTATAGAGACAAACACCCATTCAAGACTAGAGGCACTTCAGCAACTCTAATGAAACAAATTATACACACCCCTGTGCTAACCCTGCAGAACTCCTGTTTAGCCAATTtgaaaggcaaggcaaggcaaatgtatttgtacagcgcatttcatacacaaggcaattcagtGTGTTTTACATGATTCAAAGGTGCTTCAGGAAACATGCAACAgcttaaaaacaaataagaacattaaaatcagcagtaaaaacattagatTAAGCAGTTCGTTCCATttatttgcagcataacaactaaaagcagcatcactatgtttactgtgagctctgggctccactatctgacctgtgtccatagatctgagagacctgctgggttcatac
This genomic window from Gouania willdenowi chromosome 6, fGouWil2.1, whole genome shotgun sequence contains:
- the parvg gene encoding gamma-parvin isoform X2; amino-acid sequence: MDSDKFEPYKEDHTVEVQPAIGEKRKVIQPTYLKDPQLAKLKEALVDWINRTLKSEHIVIQSLEEDLYDGLVFHHLLSRLTGVHLDIGEMALTSTAQICKLEAVLKELDLRLGLKDSSRIRWDVQLIHNKDLLASIHLLVAMVRHFQPDLDLPSSVKVEVVVVEVSRSGIKSHVQMEDLTEDRAAASDSHSRAEREEAFDELLKLEDHELSNVKEVILQFVNQNMLTLGLQVSNVDRQFSDGVILLLLIGQLEGFFVPLSYFNLNPVTHSEMLHNVTLALDLLQDTGLQLSHVDPNDIVSQDISATLKVLHALFRKHK
- the parvg gene encoding gamma-parvin isoform X1 codes for the protein MDSDKFEPYKEDHTVEVQPAIGEKRKVIQPTYLKDPQLAKLKEALVDWINRTLKSEHIVIQSLEEDLYDGLVFHHLLSRLTGVHLDIGEMALTSTAQICKLEAVLKELDLRLGLKDSSRIRWDVQLIHNKDLLASIHLLVAMVRHFQPDLDLPSSVKVEVVVVEVSRSGIKSHVQMEDLTEDRRAAASDSHSRAEREEAFDELLKLEDHELSNVKEVILQFVNQNMLTLGLQVSNVDRQFSDGVILLLLIGQLEGFFVPLSYFNLNPVTHSEMLHNVTLALDLLQDTGLQLSHVDPNDIVSQDISATLKVLHALFRKHK
- the parvg gene encoding gamma-parvin isoform X3, which gives rise to MDSDKFEPYKEDHTVEVQPAIGEKRKVIQPTYLKDPQLAKLKESLEEDLYDGLVFHHLLSRLTGVHLDIGEMALTSTAQICKLEAVLKELDLRLGLKDSSRIRWDVQLIHNKDLLASIHLLVAMVRHFQPDLDLPSSVKVEVVVVEVSRSGIKSHVQMEDLTEDRRAAASDSHSRAEREEAFDELLKLEDHELSNVKEVILQFVNQNMLTLGLQVSNVDRQFSDGVILLLLIGQLEGFFVPLSYFNLNPVTHSEMLHNVTLALDLLQDTGLQLSHVDPNDIVSQDISATLKVLHALFRKHK